The genomic stretch TATCGCGATCGGCACGCAGTGGCGGCGTCTTCTTGGGATAGATTTCTGCCAGCGATTTCGAGACGTTAAACGATGTCGGCCAAACCACCGGCCCAGTCGCCATCTGCGCCAAATGCCGGCCGATTTCCTTCCCGAGCATCCCCGGCCGATCGTCACTGGCGCGGTCCGCATCGACCAGCAACATGCCCCCGGTCTGATTGGCCAGCGCGGCCAGAATCGAAGCATCCACCTTTTGGCCCAGGACGAAACTGCTGACCGAGATTCGACCACCCACGAGTTGATCGACCAGGCCGTTGAATTCATCCGCCATTGAATTGGCCTTGCTAGCGCCGTCGCCAATGTAGACGATCGACTTGTCCGCGGCTTTGGCGCCGGTAAACCCTTCGATGGCCTTGGCCAGCGCGACGCCCATGTCGGTCGCCCCCAATGGCACTCGCTGCCGCAGCTTGCTCATCGCGGCATCGATGGCAGCGCCGCGCGGGGCGACGAATCCTTCGGTCAACGGAATCGCGTTGAGATCGATGGCCACGAGCTGCACGCGGTCTTTCGCGCCTAGAGCGCTCAAGAATCCGCCGAGCGCTTCGAGCGCCTTGTCGCGGTAGACGCCGGTCTGGCTGGCGGACGTGTCGAACAGAACGATCATGTCGTGGGTGTCGCTCGCGGGGGCCTTCACCGGCGGCAAGCTAAGAGCGAAATAGGTTGCGCCGTCGGATGCGGTGAATGTGTCGAGCCGCGCCGCCTCGGGACCGGCGTTGCTCGGCGCCGCATTGTCGCTAGAGGCCTTGTCGGCCGCCGCCACTCCCATAGCGGCCATCGTGATCGCGGCCAGCGCGACGCTCACGGTCGCCATCATTCGGCAACTGCTGCTGAACTTGGACATGACTCTGTGCTCCTTGTAGACGCAACACGACATCCCGAGGCGGCGTGTTCCGGTAGCGCCGAATCCGAACGTCGAAAAGAAATGCCATGCAAACGACGCGAGCCCACCGTCCGACAATCATTCGTCCGGCTGCACCTATTTTATTCTCCCCACAGGCATTACGCTACCAAAAAAGGACAAAAAACCGAGGCTCGAGGCCGGAGGCCAGGGGGCCGAGAAAGCGGCGAATCTCGGCTGACCAGTCGCGAGTTGCGACCTTCTATCGTCTTATCAAAAGGCTCCTGGTCTCGCCAATCTGGCAAAAAATGTATACTTATTCCTTTGGATCAGGCAGCGGCAAACGCGATCTCCAGAACATCAAACTCTAAACCGGCTCGTTCGCGGCCGACGCCGCCGGCGTCGGCATAAGTAGGAGGCTGTTATGCGCAAAAACGTCGTTTTGTGTCTGCTGAGCGCGGTTTTGGGGGGCGTCTTGGCCGCGGGCTTGTGGAACCAGCCGAATCCCGCCCATCGGGTGACGGCCGCGGAACCCCCGGCCGTGACAGGTCCGCGGATCGAGCCGGTGGGGACGCCGGGAAACGAGCCATTGCCAGTGGCCGTCCGAGCGCGGGCCGCCGTTGAAGACGACCTGACTCCCGAGGAGCGGGTCAACGTAGCCGTCTACGAAAATGTCAACCGCAGCGTCGTGAACATCGTCACCAAGATCCCCGGCACGGCCGGATTCTTGATGTTCGACAACACCGAGGTCGGGGCCGGCTCCGGCTCGGTCCTCGACAAACGGGGGCACATCCTGACGAACTACCACGTCATTGAAGGTGCGAAGGAAATCGAAGTCACGCTCTTCGACGGCACGCAGCACGACGCCCGTCTCGTGGGACGCGACATTTCCAGTGACGTCGCGGTGATCCAGATCGAGGCCCCGCCCGACGTTTTGTTTCCGGTCTTTTTCGGCGACTCGACGCGGCTCAAAGTTGGCCAAAAAGTTTTCGCCATCGGCAATCCGTTCGGCTTCGATCGCACGCTGACCACGGGCATCATCTCCAGCCTCGATCGCTCGATTCCCGCGCGAAACGATCGAACGATCAAGTCGATCATTCAAATCGATGCGGCCATCAATCCGGGCAATTCCGGCGGGCCGCTGCTCGATAGCCATGGCCGGCTGATCGGAATGAACACGGCCATCGCCAGCCGAACTGGCCAAAACACGGGAATCGGGTTCGCGATTCCGGTGAACAACATCTCGCGCGTCGTTCCGGAGTTGATCGAGAAGGGGCACGTCGTTCGCCCCGAGACCGGGATCACGCGCGTTTATCAAACCGAACAGGGTCTGTACGTCGTGACCATGGCGACCGGCGGACCTGCAGAACAGGCCGGCTTGCGCGGTTTCAAGGTCGTAAAGCAGGTCAAGCGACAAGGGCCGTTCACATACCAAACTGAAACCGTCGATCGCAGCTCCGCCGATCTGATCATCGGAGTGAACGGCGAAAAGACCCTCACGCGCAATGATTTCTTAAACGCGATCGAGGCCCACCATCCGGGCGAGGACGTGATCCTCAACGTCATCCGCGAAGGGCGTCAGATTGCAGTGAGATTGAGGTTGGCCGCGGCGGAGTCGTGAGTCATGCCATGAATCACGCCTATTTACTCGCCTGCTGCCGCACGCCGATCGGCAAGTTCTTGGGGGCGCTTGCGGCATTGCCGGCCCCCGAACTTGGAGCGGCCGCGATTCGGGACGCCGTTCGCCGCGCCGGGGTTCCGGCCGATGCGATCGAGGAAGTGATCATGGGATGTGTGCTCGCGGCGGGAGTCGGGCAGGCGCCGGCGCGGCAAGTTGCGCTCAAGGCCGGTTTGCCGCCGACGGTGGCCGCGCTGACGATCAACAAGGTCTGCGGATCGGGGCTGAAGGCCGTCATGCTGGCCGATCAGGCGATTCGATCGGGCGACTCGCGATTGATTGTGGCCGGCGGCATGGAGAGCATGAGCCGCGCGCCGTTCTTGCTGACCGGTGCTCGCGAAGGCTGGAAATTCGGCCCGCAGAAGGTGCTCGACTCGATGCTTCACGACGGGCTGTGGTGCGCGTTCGAAGACGTGGCGATGGGGGCCGAGGCCGACTATATCGCATCCAG from Pirellulales bacterium encodes the following:
- a CDS encoding trypsin-like peptidase domain-containing protein; this encodes MRKNVVLCLLSAVLGGVLAAGLWNQPNPAHRVTAAEPPAVTGPRIEPVGTPGNEPLPVAVRARAAVEDDLTPEERVNVAVYENVNRSVVNIVTKIPGTAGFLMFDNTEVGAGSGSVLDKRGHILTNYHVIEGAKEIEVTLFDGTQHDARLVGRDISSDVAVIQIEAPPDVLFPVFFGDSTRLKVGQKVFAIGNPFGFDRTLTTGIISSLDRSIPARNDRTIKSIIQIDAAINPGNSGGPLLDSHGRLIGMNTAIASRTGQNTGIGFAIPVNNISRVVPELIEKGHVVRPETGITRVYQTEQGLYVVTMATGGPAEQAGLRGFKVVKQVKRQGPFTYQTETVDRSSADLIIGVNGEKTLTRNDFLNAIEAHHPGEDVILNVIREGRQIAVRLRLAAAES